In one window of Desulforhabdus amnigena DNA:
- a CDS encoding (2Fe-2S) ferredoxin domain-containing protein — MNLIPYFEEELADRGMNAMVTTTGCLKLCEEGPVVIVYPQGYWYRGVVDEDAVDAILDALEEDEPATEYLLA; from the coding sequence ATGAATCTGATTCCATACTTTGAAGAAGAACTTGCAGATCGCGGTATGAATGCGATGGTCACCACCACCGGATGTTTGAAGCTGTGCGAGGAAGGACCCGTTGTCATCGTCTATCCCCAGGGATACTGGTACAGGGGCGTAGTCGATGAAGATGCTGTGGATGCCATTCTCGATGCTCTCGAGGAGGACGAACCGGCAACCGAATATCTTCTCGCATAG
- a CDS encoding nitrogenase component 1, whose protein sequence is MKRSTSPYVSTTNACKLCKPMGACLAFRGIEGAVPFLHGSQGCATYMRRYIISHYREPMDIASSSLGEKHAVYGGEANLKQGLQNVMAKYGADLIGIATTCLTETIGDDVPMIVRAFRKEMAETHQNDDLPSLVNVSTPSYSGTHMEGFHAAVKSVVDQLAGLEEKTDAVNVLPGFVSPADIRYLKEIMEDFGLPPIVLPDISETLDGPAAEEYEKIPLGGTPIAHIKNMGGSRATIEFGRTLARETTAGRLLEDRFGVKLHGLGMPMGLRETDRFFEALEEISGSPTLIKHASERGRLIDAYVDGHKYLSEKRAVIYGEEDLVVGLTSFLVEIGIKPVLCASGGRSGHFREAIEQVTGEILSETPIVKEGVDFYEIAEEVEALSPELLVGHSKGYHLAKKWNIPLVRVGFPIHDRFGGQRILHLGYRGAQNLLDRIVNALIEKKQMDSSVGYGYM, encoded by the coding sequence ATGAAACGATCCACTTCGCCCTATGTATCCACCACAAACGCCTGCAAGCTTTGCAAGCCGATGGGGGCATGTCTTGCCTTTCGTGGAATCGAAGGAGCCGTTCCCTTCCTGCATGGATCTCAGGGATGCGCAACCTATATGAGGCGCTACATCATCAGCCATTACCGGGAACCCATGGACATTGCATCCTCGTCTCTGGGGGAGAAACATGCGGTCTATGGCGGGGAAGCGAACCTGAAGCAGGGGCTGCAGAATGTAATGGCCAAATATGGAGCAGATCTCATCGGTATCGCCACAACCTGCCTTACTGAAACCATAGGTGACGATGTGCCCATGATCGTGCGGGCCTTTCGCAAGGAAATGGCCGAGACGCATCAAAACGATGATCTCCCGTCCCTGGTGAACGTCTCGACACCCAGCTATTCGGGGACGCACATGGAAGGTTTTCACGCGGCGGTAAAATCCGTGGTGGACCAGTTGGCCGGATTGGAGGAGAAGACGGACGCCGTCAATGTTTTGCCCGGTTTTGTCTCTCCGGCGGACATCCGGTATCTCAAGGAAATTATGGAGGACTTCGGGCTTCCGCCGATTGTTCTACCCGATATTTCAGAAACATTGGATGGCCCGGCTGCGGAAGAGTATGAAAAGATTCCCTTGGGAGGGACTCCCATTGCTCACATCAAGAATATGGGAGGCTCCCGGGCCACGATTGAATTCGGAAGAACCCTCGCCCGTGAAACCACGGCAGGGCGACTCCTGGAGGACCGTTTTGGAGTGAAGCTCCACGGACTGGGTATGCCCATGGGGTTGCGCGAAACGGATCGCTTTTTTGAAGCACTGGAAGAGATTTCAGGTTCCCCCACGCTCATAAAGCACGCCTCGGAACGGGGGCGGCTCATCGATGCTTACGTGGATGGCCACAAGTACCTTAGCGAGAAACGGGCGGTCATTTACGGTGAAGAGGATCTCGTGGTCGGATTGACCTCCTTTCTCGTCGAGATCGGCATCAAACCGGTTCTCTGTGCGTCGGGCGGGCGCAGCGGGCACTTCCGGGAAGCCATCGAACAGGTTACGGGAGAGATCCTTTCGGAAACTCCCATTGTGAAAGAAGGGGTGGACTTCTACGAAATCGCCGAAGAAGTGGAAGCCCTCTCGCCTGAGCTCCTCGTAGGGCACAGCAAAGGATATCACCTGGCAAAGAAATGGAATATCCCCCTGGTTCGGGTGGGATTTCCCATTCACGACCGCTTCGGAGGACAGAGAATCCTTCACCTGGGTTACCGGGGAGCGCAGAACCTGCTCGACCGTATTGTGAATGCTCTCATTGAAAAGAAACAGATGGATTCGTCTGTGGGCTATGGCTACATGTAA
- a CDS encoding 4Fe-4S dicluster domain-containing protein, with the protein MNTKIKKLLEEGRVDGFWAYKTMHGFPFPWLFTRENMEELEPWKTTRARYPILKMLLAQARKNPEKTYGVLVRGCEERGLNELFKWNQLQPERVVALGQACTRELAEYCECWKPYPDRLDYGEPAAPAGESRKVKALQAMKMDERQQWWLSHLNRCIKCYGCRDVCPVCFCTECTLQHDELIPQAKLPPDASFHLVRAIHMGGRCIDCGLCEEVCPAKIPLRSLYKEVNLLVEEIFGYKPGTADGKSPFSFLGDEMLLPAGPR; encoded by the coding sequence ATGAATACGAAAATAAAGAAGCTTCTGGAAGAAGGTCGAGTAGATGGTTTCTGGGCCTACAAGACCATGCACGGGTTCCCATTTCCCTGGCTTTTCACCAGAGAAAACATGGAGGAACTGGAACCATGGAAAACAACCCGGGCACGTTATCCTATCCTCAAGATGCTCCTGGCACAGGCGCGCAAGAATCCCGAAAAAACCTACGGTGTCCTTGTGCGCGGGTGTGAAGAAAGGGGCCTCAATGAACTCTTCAAGTGGAACCAGCTTCAGCCGGAAAGGGTGGTCGCGCTAGGGCAGGCCTGCACCCGGGAACTGGCGGAGTATTGTGAATGCTGGAAACCTTACCCCGACCGGCTTGACTATGGTGAGCCGGCGGCACCTGCGGGAGAGAGCAGGAAAGTAAAAGCATTGCAGGCCATGAAAATGGATGAAAGACAGCAATGGTGGCTTTCACACCTGAACCGCTGCATCAAATGCTACGGTTGCAGAGATGTCTGTCCCGTATGCTTTTGCACGGAATGCACTCTGCAACACGATGAACTCATTCCGCAGGCCAAACTGCCTCCGGATGCGTCTTTTCATCTGGTTCGCGCCATTCACATGGGAGGGCGCTGCATCGACTGCGGCTTGTGCGAAGAGGTCTGTCCGGCCAAGATTCCTCTGAGGTCCCTCTACAAAGAGGTCAATCTGCTGGTGGAAGAGATTTTCGGTTACAAGCCCGGCACAGCCGACGGCAAATCCCCTTTCTCTTTCCTGGGGGATGAAATGCTTCTTCCGGCGGGGCCCCGCTAG
- a CDS encoding hydrogenase iron-sulfur subunit — MTHPHFEPVILCFLCTWUAYAAADLAGVSRMQYPTNIRIIRVMCTASVSPHHILRAFQEGVDGVFVGGCHLGDCHYLYGNHSANKRVRFLRQLLTFSGVDGERLSSTWVSSAEAPEFVMAIKGFIEKLKILGPSPLRKAEAG, encoded by the coding sequence ATGACACATCCCCATTTTGAGCCTGTCATTCTTTGCTTCCTCTGCACCTGGTGAGCATACGCCGCTGCTGACCTGGCTGGGGTCAGTCGAATGCAATATCCGACAAACATTCGGATCATCAGAGTCATGTGTACGGCAAGTGTTTCTCCGCACCACATCCTGCGAGCCTTCCAGGAAGGGGTGGATGGAGTCTTCGTCGGCGGTTGTCATCTCGGCGATTGCCATTATCTGTATGGCAATCATTCGGCAAATAAACGTGTACGGTTCTTAAGGCAACTGCTCACTTTCTCGGGCGTTGACGGAGAAAGGCTGAGTTCAACTTGGGTTTCTTCCGCGGAGGCCCCAGAATTTGTAATGGCAATAAAGGGTTTTATTGAAAAACTGAAGATTCTGGGTCCCTCTCCACTTCGCAAGGCAGAAGCGGGTTGA
- the nifB gene encoding nitrogenase cofactor biosynthesis protein NifB: protein MTTTLNLDRHPCFNVEVKGKCGRVHLPVAPQCNIKCNYCNRKYDCVNESRPGVTSAVLSPVQAVEYMEKVLEKEPRITVAGIAGPGDPFANAFETVETMRLIREKFPEMLLCLATNGLNLAPYVDELARIGVSHVTVTVNAVDPEIGQKIYSWVRDGKVIYRGLRAAELLLERQLEAIKALKAKGMVVKVNTIVMPGINDHHIEEVAKKMAEIEVDVLNCMPLYPNADTVFESVHEPSREQMVEIRKKAEEYLPQMRHCTRCRADAVGLLGEDKSDAFRGCLSACATSLPSSEARPYVAVATIEGLLVNQHLGEAARFQIWKKSEEGFEKVAERKAPPSGGGPKRWEELARVLQDCRAVLVSGIGEHPRKILTKTGVLPVEMSGFIEMGLEAVFNGRNLSEFKVRRSGGCTKGQGCQGDGSGC, encoded by the coding sequence ATGACAACTACGCTGAATCTCGATCGACACCCCTGTTTCAATGTTGAGGTCAAAGGAAAATGCGGCCGGGTCCACCTTCCCGTAGCTCCGCAGTGCAATATCAAATGCAACTACTGTAACCGCAAATATGACTGTGTGAACGAGAGCCGGCCAGGGGTCACCAGTGCTGTTCTCTCTCCTGTCCAGGCTGTCGAATATATGGAAAAAGTGCTTGAAAAAGAACCCCGTATCACTGTCGCCGGAATCGCCGGGCCGGGAGATCCTTTCGCCAATGCGTTCGAGACGGTCGAAACCATGCGTTTGATCCGGGAGAAATTTCCTGAAATGCTTCTCTGTTTGGCCACTAATGGATTGAACCTTGCTCCCTATGTGGATGAACTGGCCAGGATCGGCGTTTCCCACGTGACGGTCACCGTCAATGCCGTGGATCCTGAAATCGGTCAGAAAATTTACAGCTGGGTGCGGGACGGAAAAGTGATTTACCGGGGGCTTCGCGCTGCAGAACTCCTGCTGGAACGTCAGTTGGAAGCCATCAAAGCGCTAAAAGCCAAAGGCATGGTGGTCAAGGTCAACACGATCGTGATGCCTGGAATCAACGATCACCATATCGAAGAAGTGGCGAAAAAGATGGCCGAGATCGAAGTGGATGTCCTCAACTGTATGCCCCTCTATCCCAATGCGGATACGGTCTTTGAATCGGTGCACGAACCGAGCCGGGAGCAAATGGTTGAAATACGTAAAAAGGCCGAGGAATATCTGCCCCAGATGCGTCACTGTACCCGGTGCCGCGCGGATGCGGTGGGACTTCTCGGTGAAGACAAAAGCGACGCGTTTCGCGGCTGCCTTTCCGCATGCGCGACTTCCCTGCCTTCCTCTGAAGCGAGGCCCTACGTTGCCGTAGCGACGATCGAGGGACTTCTGGTCAATCAGCATTTGGGGGAAGCCGCCCGTTTCCAGATCTGGAAAAAGAGTGAAGAAGGATTTGAAAAGGTTGCAGAACGGAAGGCCCCTCCCTCTGGGGGAGGCCCGAAGAGATGGGAGGAACTGGCAAGAGTCTTACAGGACTGCCGCGCCGTGCTCGTGAGCGGAATAGGGGAACACCCGAGGAAGATACTCACGAAAACGGGGGTGCTCCCGGTGGAAATGAGCGGTTTCATTGAAATGGGACTGGAGGCGGTTTTCAACGGCCGGAACCTTTCGGAATTCAAAGTCAGGCGAAGCGGCGGGTGCACGAAGGGGCAGGGGTGCCAGGGAGATGGAAGCGGTTGCTAG
- a CDS encoding hydrogenase iron-sulfur subunit, translating to MEIINFEPRILAFLCNWCSYAGADLAGVSRLQYPPNIRVIRVMCSGSVSPHHLLHAFQKGADGVLVAGCHIGDCHYLKGNYMTVKRVKFLEGLLKFAGYNPERLRLEWISAAEGIKFAEVVRDFTEKIRSLGPAPSFEAVPGTAATA from the coding sequence GTGGAAATAATAAACTTTGAACCCAGGATTCTCGCATTTCTCTGTAACTGGTGCAGCTATGCAGGGGCTGATCTGGCAGGAGTGAGCCGCCTGCAATATCCTCCAAATATCAGAGTCATCCGGGTCATGTGTTCGGGCAGCGTTTCTCCCCATCATCTCCTGCACGCCTTTCAGAAGGGAGCGGATGGAGTGCTGGTGGCAGGATGCCACATTGGGGACTGCCATTACCTGAAGGGAAACTACATGACCGTCAAACGGGTGAAATTTCTGGAAGGGTTGCTCAAATTTGCCGGCTACAATCCCGAGAGGCTTCGCCTGGAATGGATCTCAGCCGCTGAAGGAATCAAATTCGCAGAGGTCGTAAGAGATTTTACGGAAAAGATCCGAAGCCTTGGCCCCGCCCCATCCTTTGAAGCCGTTCCTGGGACTGCAGCCACGGCTTGA
- the yedF gene encoding sulfurtransferase-like selenium metabolism protein YedF — protein sequence MAEKKLDCRGLACPHPVLKTKETIESGDITQVNILVDNAAARENVGRFLERMGYTVTVSEHEGSFEVAGSKALETSAREITPEPEEPKQTRKNEERKIAVLVGTECMGSGDDTLGRKLLINFVGTLKEMGSELWRLIFLNGGVKLTVEGSESLPILQELEKSGVYILVCGTCLNHFELLEKKKVGETTNMLDIVTALQLADKVISFT from the coding sequence ATGGCGGAGAAAAAGCTGGACTGCCGTGGGTTGGCCTGTCCTCATCCTGTTCTAAAGACCAAAGAGACAATAGAAAGCGGCGATATCACTCAGGTGAACATTTTGGTGGACAATGCCGCAGCCAGGGAAAATGTGGGACGATTTCTGGAACGCATGGGTTATACAGTGACTGTTTCCGAACACGAAGGATCTTTTGAAGTTGCAGGATCAAAAGCCCTCGAAACATCGGCACGTGAAATAACGCCGGAACCGGAAGAGCCCAAGCAGACCAGGAAGAACGAGGAACGCAAAATTGCGGTGCTTGTCGGTACGGAATGCATGGGAAGTGGGGACGACACGCTGGGCCGGAAGCTTCTCATAAATTTCGTCGGCACCCTGAAGGAAATGGGCTCTGAACTTTGGCGCTTGATCTTTCTGAACGGAGGAGTCAAATTAACAGTGGAAGGTTCCGAATCCCTGCCCATTCTTCAGGAACTGGAAAAATCGGGGGTCTATATCCTCGTTTGTGGAACCTGTTTGAATCATTTCGAACTCTTGGAAAAAAAGAAGGTCGGAGAGACGACCAACATGCTGGATATCGTCACGGCTTTGCAGCTGGCGGATAAAGTCATTAGCTTCACCTGA
- a CDS encoding CoB--CoM heterodisulfide reductase iron-sulfur subunit A family protein, which produces MSVTSRNLVGSAMIVGGGIAGVQAALDLADTGYFVYMVENSEAIGGVMSALDKTFPTNDCSMCILSPKLVECGRHPNIEILTLTDILEVEGEAGNFNVKLHQRPRFIDMTKCIACSACAEKCPRKVPDEYNLGLSKRKAAYVKYPQAVPLKYAIDKDHCIYFEKGKCRACEKICPAGAVNFDDKDMFFTLNVGSIILAPGFKPFDPKIFDTYNYAHFPNVITAMEFERILSPSGPSGGDLVRPSDKSAPRRIAWLQCVGSRDINRCDNSYCSAVCCMYAIKEAVIAKEHSHHPLDAAIFFMDMRTSGKDFEKYYDRAREEHGVRFIRSRVHSIEEVHGSKNLMLRFTEDNGSLREEEYDLIVLSVGLETSPEVMELAERLGIEINNGRFAATSPFSPVTTSRPGIFVCGAFQGPKDIPQSVMEASAAAAETSALLSAVRGTAITKTEPPEEVDRSEIVSPRIGVFVCQCGINIGSVVDVPAVKEYAKTLPHVVYMDENLFTCSQDTQDRMKEAIRENKLNRIVVASCSPRTHEPLFQQTIQEAGLNKYLFELANIRDQDSWVHRDFPEAATEKAKDLVRMAVAKVSLQQPLDEVRLPINKSGLVIGGGVAGMEAALALAGQGYPVTLVEKNAELGGHARKLLSAWTGEPIAPYLEELIQSVQNHPQISVRTKATLKEVTGFVGNFNTTLEVGDRAETVQHGVAIIAVGAHSYQPTEYGYGKSDRIFLNLDMDRAIRERHESVVNARSAVFIQCVGSREPERPYCSRVCCSHSIENAIRIKELNPGADVYILYRDIRTYGLRENIYKEARKKGILFIRFDPERKPQVELAGNQLKITVFDPILQKDIVLKPDVLTLASAIVTREVEPLAKMFKVPLNPEGFFLEAHMKLRPVDFATEGVYVAGLAHWPKPTEECIAQAKAAASRASTVLARDFIAAGGVVALIQKDKCIGCRACMECCPFGAISYLEQEAKCEVNQALCKGCGTCAATCPSEAVSLLGFSHLQLYRQIDEALCA; this is translated from the coding sequence TTTCCCCACCAATGACTGTTCCATGTGCATTCTTTCTCCGAAACTGGTGGAATGTGGACGGCATCCCAATATCGAAATCCTCACACTGACCGATATCCTGGAAGTGGAAGGGGAAGCCGGGAACTTCAATGTGAAGCTGCATCAAAGGCCCCGTTTCATCGATATGACCAAATGTATCGCTTGCAGCGCCTGTGCCGAAAAATGCCCCCGCAAGGTTCCCGACGAGTACAACCTGGGTCTGAGCAAACGCAAAGCGGCTTACGTCAAATATCCACAGGCTGTTCCCCTGAAATACGCCATCGACAAAGACCACTGTATCTACTTTGAAAAAGGCAAATGTCGGGCCTGCGAAAAGATCTGCCCCGCCGGGGCGGTCAACTTCGACGACAAGGACATGTTTTTCACCCTGAATGTGGGAAGCATTATCCTTGCCCCTGGTTTCAAGCCTTTTGATCCCAAAATCTTCGACACCTATAATTATGCACACTTCCCCAACGTGATTACCGCCATGGAGTTCGAGAGGATTCTCTCCCCCTCAGGCCCATCGGGTGGAGATCTGGTGCGGCCCTCGGATAAGAGCGCACCCAGGCGCATTGCCTGGCTCCAATGCGTGGGTTCACGCGACATAAACCGGTGTGACAACAGCTACTGCTCTGCCGTTTGCTGTATGTACGCCATCAAGGAAGCGGTCATCGCTAAAGAACACAGTCATCATCCCCTGGATGCGGCCATTTTTTTCATGGACATGAGAACATCCGGAAAAGACTTCGAAAAGTATTATGACCGGGCCAGGGAGGAACACGGTGTTCGGTTCATCCGTTCCCGTGTGCATTCCATCGAGGAGGTCCATGGATCGAAAAACCTCATGCTCCGTTTTACCGAAGACAACGGAAGCCTCCGCGAGGAAGAGTACGATCTCATAGTTCTCTCGGTGGGCCTGGAAACCTCTCCTGAAGTGATGGAACTTGCAGAGCGCCTGGGTATTGAAATCAACAACGGAAGGTTTGCTGCAACTTCACCTTTTTCACCTGTCACCACATCCCGTCCGGGAATTTTTGTATGCGGCGCCTTTCAAGGTCCGAAGGACATTCCCCAGTCCGTCATGGAAGCTTCGGCGGCGGCGGCTGAAACATCAGCCCTTCTTTCAGCCGTTCGCGGCACAGCCATAACCAAGACCGAACCTCCCGAAGAAGTGGATCGGAGTGAAATCGTCTCTCCCCGCATCGGCGTCTTTGTCTGTCAATGCGGCATCAATATCGGCTCCGTGGTGGATGTGCCTGCCGTCAAGGAATACGCGAAGACCCTTCCCCACGTCGTCTATATGGATGAGAATCTCTTCACCTGCTCGCAGGATACCCAGGACCGCATGAAGGAAGCCATTCGGGAAAACAAGCTCAACCGCATTGTGGTGGCGTCCTGCTCGCCCCGGACTCATGAACCTCTCTTTCAGCAGACCATCCAGGAAGCAGGACTCAACAAATACCTCTTTGAACTGGCCAACATTCGAGACCAGGATTCATGGGTGCATCGCGACTTTCCCGAAGCAGCCACTGAAAAAGCCAAGGACCTCGTTCGCATGGCGGTGGCCAAGGTCAGCCTTCAGCAGCCTCTTGATGAAGTTCGACTGCCGATCAATAAAAGCGGACTGGTCATCGGCGGGGGAGTTGCCGGCATGGAGGCGGCTTTAGCCCTTGCCGGCCAGGGATATCCCGTCACGCTGGTGGAAAAGAATGCGGAACTGGGCGGACATGCCCGCAAGCTTCTTTCTGCCTGGACTGGAGAACCCATAGCACCTTATCTCGAGGAGCTCATTCAAAGCGTACAAAATCATCCTCAGATTTCTGTACGAACCAAGGCGACATTGAAAGAAGTCACCGGATTCGTAGGCAATTTCAACACAACACTGGAGGTGGGAGACCGGGCTGAAACCGTACAGCACGGTGTTGCCATCATTGCGGTAGGAGCTCATTCTTACCAGCCCACTGAATATGGCTACGGAAAGAGCGACCGGATTTTTCTCAATCTCGACATGGACCGTGCCATTCGTGAGCGGCATGAGTCCGTCGTCAATGCCCGTTCAGCCGTCTTCATACAATGTGTGGGATCTAGGGAACCGGAACGCCCATATTGCAGCAGGGTGTGCTGCAGTCACAGCATTGAAAACGCTATCCGCATCAAGGAACTCAACCCCGGCGCAGATGTATATATTCTCTACCGGGATATTCGCACGTATGGTCTGCGAGAAAACATCTACAAAGAGGCACGGAAAAAGGGGATCCTTTTCATTCGATTCGATCCGGAACGGAAGCCGCAGGTGGAACTGGCAGGAAATCAGTTGAAGATAACCGTATTCGACCCCATTCTTCAAAAGGACATCGTCCTGAAGCCGGATGTTTTGACTCTCGCCAGCGCCATCGTCACACGGGAAGTGGAACCGCTGGCAAAAATGTTCAAGGTGCCTTTGAACCCGGAGGGTTTCTTTCTGGAAGCCCACATGAAACTTCGGCCCGTGGATTTTGCCACCGAGGGCGTTTATGTAGCGGGGTTGGCTCACTGGCCCAAACCAACGGAAGAGTGCATCGCACAGGCCAAGGCCGCTGCATCGAGAGCATCCACTGTTTTGGCGAGGGATTTTATCGCGGCGGGGGGCGTAGTCGCTCTCATACAAAAGGACAAATGCATAGGCTGCCGGGCCTGCATGGAATGCTGTCCTTTCGGAGCCATCAGCTACCTGGAACAGGAAGCTAAATGTGAAGTGAACCAGGCTCTCTGCAAGGGCTGCGGCACCTGTGCGGCAACCTGTCCTTCCGAAGCCGTTTCTCTTCTCGGGTTCAGCCATCTACAGCTCTATCGCCAGATAGATGAAGCTCTTTGCGCATGA
- the nifE gene encoding nitrogenase iron-molybdenum cofactor biosynthesis protein NifE, translating into MSTENVVIFKERKDQIHRKGKEPFEISCNKESLAGAVSQRACVFCGSRVVLYPIADALHLVHGPIGCAAYTWDIRGALSSGPTLHRLSFSTDLQEKDVIFGGEAKLYRALVELIDRHSPKAAFVYSTCIVGIIGDDLESVCKRVSQEKGIPVIPVQSEGFKGNKREGYHAACSAMFRLIGTGDTTGISPLSVNILGDFNLAGEIWIIRDYFKRMGIETVANITGDGRVEEIRRAHGAALNVVQCSGATMDLAKMMKDAYGIPFQRVSYFGVEDMAESLYTVARFFSGKDPEIMGRTRELVKEELSVLYPQLQKYREALEGKKAAIYVGGAFKAFSLVKAFRILGMKVVLVGSQTGTEEDYQELHEITDDGTIIVDDSNPLELSSFLKEKEVDVFVGGVKERPIAYKLGVGFCDHNHERKEPLEGFVGMLNFAKEVYISAVSPVWRFVPRKTGRKYH; encoded by the coding sequence ATGAGTACTGAAAATGTTGTCATCTTCAAGGAACGAAAAGACCAAATACACAGAAAGGGAAAAGAACCCTTCGAGATTTCCTGCAACAAAGAAAGCCTGGCAGGAGCTGTCAGCCAGAGGGCTTGTGTGTTCTGCGGTTCCCGGGTGGTGCTCTATCCCATAGCGGACGCTCTGCATCTGGTGCACGGACCCATCGGCTGTGCTGCCTACACATGGGACATTCGGGGAGCGCTCTCCTCGGGACCGACTCTTCACCGTCTGAGTTTTTCCACGGACTTACAGGAAAAGGACGTCATTTTCGGTGGTGAAGCCAAGCTCTACAGGGCTCTCGTGGAATTGATCGACCGTCACAGTCCCAAGGCGGCCTTTGTGTACTCGACCTGCATCGTGGGAATCATCGGGGACGATCTGGAGTCCGTATGCAAGCGGGTGAGCCAGGAAAAAGGAATTCCCGTCATTCCCGTGCAGTCGGAAGGGTTCAAGGGCAACAAGCGTGAAGGCTACCATGCCGCGTGCAGCGCCATGTTTCGACTCATTGGAACGGGCGATACGACGGGAATATCGCCTCTCAGCGTGAACATCCTGGGGGATTTCAACCTGGCGGGTGAAATCTGGATCATCCGCGATTATTTCAAGCGCATGGGCATTGAAACGGTTGCCAACATCACGGGGGACGGACGGGTGGAGGAGATCCGCCGGGCTCACGGGGCCGCTCTGAACGTGGTCCAGTGTTCGGGTGCGACCATGGACCTGGCGAAAATGATGAAGGATGCTTACGGCATTCCTTTTCAAAGGGTTTCCTATTTCGGAGTGGAAGACATGGCCGAATCTCTCTATACCGTGGCCCGGTTTTTCAGCGGAAAGGACCCGGAAATCATGGGGAGGACCCGGGAACTCGTCAAGGAAGAGCTCTCCGTGCTCTACCCCCAGTTACAGAAGTACCGAGAGGCCCTCGAGGGGAAAAAGGCCGCCATCTATGTGGGGGGCGCCTTCAAGGCCTTTTCTCTGGTCAAGGCGTTTCGCATCCTGGGCATGAAAGTGGTGCTGGTGGGTTCTCAGACCGGCACGGAAGAAGATTACCAGGAACTGCATGAGATCACCGATGATGGAACGATCATCGTAGACGATTCAAACCCCCTGGAGCTCTCTTCGTTCCTCAAGGAAAAAGAAGTCGATGTCTTCGTGGGGGGAGTGAAGGAAAGGCCTATCGCATACAAGCTGGGCGTGGGCTTTTGTGATCATAACCATGAGCGCAAGGAACCCCTGGAAGGTTTCGTTGGAATGCTCAATTTTGCCAAAGAGGTTTACATCTCCGCAGTAAGTCCCGTGTGGCGGTTTGTTCCCAGGAAGACCGGAAGAAAATACCACTGA
- the selD gene encoding selenide, water dikinase SelD translates to MTHSRVELAKTVRAAGUAAKIGPGDLAEILENLPLEKDPNLLVGRETSDDAGVYRLTEETALVQTIDFITPVVNDPYDFGRIAAANALSDVYAMGGRPLTAMNIVCFPVKKMDKKILGEILRGGLEKVHEAGAVLVGGHSVEDPEIKFGLSVTGLVHPQKVLANSRAQVGDALILTKPLGTGILATAIKAGLVSDEAEREAIEVMATLNKTAAEAMSAYTVHACTDITGFGLLGHALEMAVGSKVSITLDVKKVPLLTEVLHNLQMGLVPAGSYANRNFCAHQVRQIQTIDPALLDLLSDAQTSGGLLISLPESESQKLVQDLRNRGVSSAAVVGHVTGTGKGTIDLI, encoded by the coding sequence ATGACACATTCTCGGGTGGAACTGGCCAAAACAGTACGTGCAGCTGGTTGAGCTGCCAAAATAGGTCCGGGGGACCTGGCTGAAATTCTCGAAAATCTGCCTCTCGAAAAAGATCCCAACCTGCTGGTGGGGCGGGAAACTTCCGATGATGCCGGAGTTTACCGTTTGACAGAGGAAACGGCTCTGGTCCAGACCATCGATTTCATCACTCCGGTGGTGAACGACCCCTACGACTTTGGGAGGATCGCCGCCGCCAACGCTCTAAGTGACGTCTATGCCATGGGGGGCCGTCCTCTCACGGCCATGAATATCGTGTGCTTTCCGGTCAAGAAGATGGACAAGAAGATCCTGGGAGAGATTCTCAGGGGCGGGTTGGAAAAAGTTCATGAAGCAGGAGCGGTTCTGGTGGGGGGGCACAGCGTTGAAGACCCGGAAATCAAATTCGGGCTTTCAGTCACAGGGCTGGTGCACCCTCAAAAGGTCCTGGCCAATAGCAGGGCACAGGTGGGAGATGCCTTGATCCTCACCAAACCTCTCGGTACGGGAATCCTGGCAACCGCCATCAAAGCGGGGCTGGTTTCCGATGAAGCAGAAAGGGAAGCCATCGAGGTCATGGCGACATTGAACAAGACTGCGGCGGAAGCCATGAGTGCGTACACGGTGCATGCCTGCACGGACATCACCGGTTTCGGGTTACTGGGACATGCGCTCGAAATGGCTGTCGGCAGCAAGGTCTCCATCACCCTGGACGTCAAGAAGGTGCCCCTGCTCACCGAAGTCCTGCATAACCTTCAAATGGGTTTGGTCCCGGCGGGAAGCTATGCCAACCGGAATTTCTGTGCACACCAGGTCAGGCAGATCCAAACCATCGACCCCGCCCTGCTGGACCTGCTCTCCGATGCACAGACATCGGGAGGCCTTCTCATTTCACTTCCCGAAAGTGAATCGCAGAAACTGGTGCAGGACCTCAGGAACCGCGGAGTCTCCAGTGCTGCGGTCGTCGGACATGTCACAGGTACAGGAAAAGGAACGATTGACCTTATTTGA